In Myxococcus guangdongensis, one genomic interval encodes:
- a CDS encoding carotenoid 1,2-hydratase produces MNTLRDIPALPGEAGAYRWFYADVTAGPFSAVCIFMLGSLFSPRYSVAARRGGRPMEYSAVNFALYHEGVRRLWVLSEYPHAQMESPGRLRIGRSTLTYGEDGVVCMEVDDWTAPWGRPVSARLTLEPLTPMGEVVRLMPELPHYWQALAPRAKAKLEVSSLGVTAEGLGYHDTNHGEELLGERLAGWHWARTHREDTTVVDYHLPDGVAPLRMTACSSGVRCERGEEPQSRPTVITGWGLRVPSRLESGNTVVGQARLLESSPFYARLEARKGALDCMGEVADFRRFHSPFIRWMAHFRTRLGRAA; encoded by the coding sequence ATGAACACCTTGCGAGACATTCCGGCGCTGCCCGGTGAGGCGGGGGCCTATCGCTGGTTCTACGCGGACGTGACGGCGGGTCCGTTCAGCGCGGTGTGCATCTTCATGCTGGGCTCGCTCTTCTCGCCCCGCTACTCGGTGGCGGCGCGGCGAGGGGGACGGCCCATGGAGTACAGCGCGGTGAACTTCGCGCTGTACCACGAGGGGGTGCGCCGCCTGTGGGTGCTCAGCGAGTATCCGCATGCGCAGATGGAGTCGCCTGGGCGGCTGCGCATCGGCCGCTCGACGCTGACGTATGGCGAGGACGGCGTGGTGTGCATGGAGGTGGACGACTGGACGGCGCCGTGGGGACGGCCCGTCAGCGCGCGCCTCACGTTGGAGCCTCTGACGCCCATGGGCGAGGTGGTGCGGTTGATGCCCGAGCTGCCGCACTACTGGCAGGCGCTGGCGCCGCGCGCGAAGGCGAAGCTGGAGGTGTCCTCGCTCGGCGTGACGGCGGAGGGGCTGGGCTACCACGACACGAACCACGGCGAGGAGTTGCTGGGCGAGCGGCTCGCCGGCTGGCACTGGGCGCGCACGCACCGCGAGGACACGACGGTGGTGGACTACCACCTGCCGGATGGCGTGGCGCCGCTGCGGATGACGGCGTGCTCCAGTGGCGTGCGCTGCGAGCGTGGCGAGGAGCCGCAGTCGCGGCCGACCGTGATTACAGGCTGGGGGCTGCGCGTGCCCTCACGGCTGGAGTCGGGCAACACGGTGGTGGGGCAGGCGCGGCTGTTGGAGTCCTCGCCCTTCTATGCGCGACTGGAGGCTCGCAAGGGCGCGCTGGACTGCATGGGCGAGGTGGCGGACTTCCGCCGGTTCCACTCGCCCTTCATCCGGTGGATGGCCCACTTCCGCACGCGCCTGGGGAGGGCGGCATGA
- a CDS encoding phytoene desaturase family protein, which yields MRASRVAVVGGGIGGLTAAGLLAKEGHAVTLFEGSASLGGKAQAVTVDGVTLDTGPTLLTLPDLVRGTFEQLGAMDLLPQLTELEPQCAYRFSDGCSFTAYKDVDRTADSAGDVKPSERRGIRGFYAEAAAIWAAAGEPYLEAPFEGMAGFMGRVARRGIGAVLAGMQLSSLHSLAVKHLRTEHLQQYVGRFATYAGASPYEASAAFALIPHIEHAYGVHHARGGVGALVDALGRAVRRLGVTVHLQTRARFERTHEGYRVGPEEDGALFDGVVVNADPLESLRREDEALALSGFVLLLDVEGRLPLPHHAVLFGSDYQREFRELFSGQLASDPTVYFCNPSATDPTMAPAGRTGLFVMVNAPPLSGGPGALEASARAWEQHGERVKAQMFEKLLAHHPELRGRVRVIGQRSPVDLAAQGAPGGSIYGFLPHGKLGPFRRPRIRGNTPGLFFAGGGTHPGGGVPLVMLSGRFAAEMASAHLRRGG from the coding sequence ATGAGGGCCTCCCGGGTCGCGGTGGTCGGCGGAGGCATCGGCGGGCTCACCGCCGCGGGACTCCTGGCGAAGGAGGGCCACGCGGTGACGCTGTTCGAGGGCAGCGCGTCACTGGGCGGCAAGGCGCAGGCGGTCACCGTGGACGGCGTGACCCTGGACACCGGGCCCACGCTGTTGACGTTGCCAGACCTGGTGCGTGGCACCTTCGAGCAGCTGGGCGCGATGGACCTCCTGCCTCAGCTCACGGAGCTGGAGCCGCAGTGCGCCTATCGTTTCTCGGACGGGTGCTCCTTCACCGCGTACAAGGACGTGGACCGCACCGCGGACAGCGCGGGGGACGTGAAGCCCTCGGAGCGTCGAGGCATCCGTGGCTTCTACGCGGAGGCCGCGGCCATCTGGGCCGCCGCGGGTGAGCCCTACCTGGAGGCGCCCTTCGAGGGCATGGCCGGCTTCATGGGCCGCGTGGCGAGGCGGGGCATCGGCGCGGTGCTCGCGGGCATGCAGCTGTCGTCGCTGCACTCCCTCGCGGTGAAGCACCTGCGCACCGAGCACCTGCAGCAGTACGTGGGGCGCTTCGCCACCTACGCGGGCGCGTCTCCGTACGAGGCGAGCGCGGCCTTCGCGCTGATTCCGCACATCGAGCACGCCTACGGTGTCCACCATGCGCGCGGTGGCGTGGGCGCGCTGGTGGATGCGCTGGGGCGCGCGGTGCGCAGGCTGGGCGTCACGGTGCACCTGCAGACGCGGGCCCGCTTCGAGCGCACGCACGAGGGCTACCGCGTGGGCCCGGAGGAGGACGGCGCGCTGTTCGACGGCGTGGTGGTGAACGCGGACCCGCTGGAGTCGCTGCGGCGCGAGGACGAGGCGCTGGCGCTCTCCGGCTTCGTGCTGCTGCTGGACGTGGAGGGACGACTCCCGCTGCCGCACCACGCGGTGCTCTTCGGCAGCGACTACCAGCGCGAGTTCAGGGAGCTGTTCAGCGGGCAGCTCGCGTCGGACCCCACGGTGTACTTCTGCAACCCGTCCGCGACGGACCCCACCATGGCGCCCGCGGGGCGCACGGGGCTGTTCGTCATGGTGAACGCGCCGCCGTTGTCCGGAGGGCCTGGTGCGCTTGAGGCCAGCGCGCGCGCGTGGGAGCAGCACGGCGAGCGGGTGAAGGCGCAGATGTTCGAGAAGCTGCTCGCGCACCACCCGGAGCTCAGGGGGCGCGTGCGGGTCATCGGCCAGCGCTCACCGGTGGACCTGGCGGCGCAGGGGGCGCCGGGTGGCTCCATCTACGGCTTCCTGCCCCACGGCAAGCTGGGGCCCTTCCGGCGTCCTCGCATCCGAGGCAACACGCCGGGCCTGTTCTTCGCGGGCGGCGGCACGCATCCGGGCGGTGGGGTGCCCCTGGTGATGCTGTCCGGCCGCTTCGCCGCGGAGATGGCCTCCGCGCATCTGCGGAGGGGCGGATGA
- a CDS encoding phytoene/squalene synthase family protein has product MSAPDEKALVRRGYGLARRVTRHHAKSFFFASYLLFGQRRKAAFALYAFCRRLDDLVDEAGTEGEELAVRLDRARRMVAELYVPMPELASHELGPPSGRLSGVAARSPWDAGEFAALAHTVRHYRIPEQPFQDLISGMEMDLTKNRYETWEELDLYCYRVAGVVGLMLTPVLGCSDVSALQPAADLGRGMQLTNILRDVREDLERGRVYLPARELAHFGLSEEDLRQGKVDTRWRDFMRFQVARARVYYARAAQGVPSLTGFGSQRMVRLMGAIYGDILGEIEARDYDVFSARAFVSTGRKLSLAAATFLRPMSVLPAPRGEASVPLLPSEAGGRHHG; this is encoded by the coding sequence ATGAGCGCGCCCGACGAGAAGGCGCTGGTGCGGCGGGGCTACGGGCTGGCCCGCCGGGTGACGCGTCACCACGCCAAGAGCTTCTTCTTCGCCTCGTATCTGTTGTTCGGTCAGCGTCGGAAGGCGGCGTTCGCGCTGTATGCGTTCTGCCGGCGGCTGGATGACCTGGTGGACGAGGCGGGGACGGAGGGCGAGGAGCTGGCGGTGCGGTTGGACCGGGCCCGGCGCATGGTGGCGGAGCTGTATGTGCCCATGCCGGAGCTGGCCTCGCACGAGCTGGGGCCTCCGAGCGGACGGCTCAGCGGCGTGGCGGCGCGCTCGCCGTGGGACGCGGGGGAGTTCGCGGCGCTGGCGCACACGGTGCGGCACTACCGGATTCCGGAGCAGCCTTTCCAGGACCTCATCTCTGGCATGGAGATGGACCTGACGAAGAACCGGTACGAGACGTGGGAGGAGCTGGACCTCTACTGCTACCGCGTGGCGGGCGTGGTCGGGTTGATGCTGACGCCGGTGCTGGGGTGCTCGGACGTGTCGGCGTTGCAACCGGCGGCGGACCTGGGCCGGGGCATGCAGCTCACCAACATCCTGCGCGACGTGCGTGAGGACTTGGAGCGCGGCCGCGTGTACCTGCCCGCGCGGGAGCTGGCGCACTTCGGGCTGTCCGAGGAGGACTTGCGCCAGGGGAAGGTGGACACGCGCTGGCGGGACTTCATGCGCTTCCAGGTGGCGCGGGCCCGCGTGTACTACGCGCGCGCGGCGCAGGGTGTGCCCTCGCTCACGGGCTTCGGCAGTCAGCGCATGGTGCGGCTGATGGGCGCCATCTATGGCGACATCCTCGGGGAAATCGAGGCGCGCGACTACGACGTGTTCAGCGCGCGTGCCTTCGTGTCGACGGGCCGCAAGCTGTCGCTGGCCGCCGCGACCTTCCTGCGTCCCATGAGCGTGCTGCCCGCGCCGCGTGGCGAGGCGAGCGTGCCGTTGCTGCCGAGTGAGGCAGGGGGCCGACACCATGGCTGA